From bacterium:
GGCGCGGGCGGGCTTGACCCCGTGCTCGGCATCTACGGCGACGAGCGCACGTGGCCCGAGCCGATGTCCCTCGGATACGCGCAGTCGATGGCGGTGGATCTCTTCGGGCGGTTGCTCCGGGTCGCCGAAGGGTCCGGGGGACAGGTCAAGGTCGTCCGCACCGCGTCCGAGTTGCAGCACAATTTGGATCACGGGATCTTCTCGATGTTGCTGCACTTCGAGGGCGCGGAGCCGCTCGATCCGGAGGGGCGTGCGCTCGAGACGTTCTACGCGGCGGGGCTCCGGTCCGTTGGTCTCACGCACAGCCGGCGCAACCGGTACTGTCAGGGCGTGCCGTTTAAATTTCCCAGTTCGCCCGACCTCGGGCCGGGCCTCAACGACGCCGGCAAGGCGCTCGTCCGCCAGCTCAACGTGCGGAAGGTGATGATCGATCTCTCGCACCTGAACGAGCAGGGGTTCTGGGACGTCGCGAAGCTGAGCGACGCCCCGCTCGTGGCGACACACTCCAATGCGCACGCGCTGTCGCCGACCCCGCGAAACCTCACCGACCGGCAACTCGACGCGATCCGCGACTCCCGGGGCGTCGCCGGGTTGAATTTCCACGTCGGGTTCCTGCGCAAGGACGGCGGGCGGGACGTGAACACACCGATCGCCACCATGGTGGATCACATCGAGTACATGGTTAAGCGAATGGGGATCGACCATGTCGCGCTGGGGTCCGATTTCGACGGCGCCACCATGCCGGAGGAACTTCGGGACGCGGCGGGGCTGCCGGCGTTGGTGCGGGGCTTCCAGGATCGCGGATACCAGGGTGAGGACCTGCGCAAGCTGCTCCACGGCAACTGGGTGCGCGTGCTGCGGGAGACCTGGGGCGGCTAGCGCGGGACGCACGGGGTCCGACGTCGGTCCCGGCCGATGTCGACGCGGCCCGCGCCGGGTCAGCGGTCGAGCACCTCGGATCGACCCATCGGGCTGACGTATTCCCGCACCTCTGCGATGCGGTTGTCGCGGACGCGGAGCCCCTACACGAAGGGCATACAGAGCGGGGTCAGCCCCGTATGTCGCGACGAACGCGAGTGTGCTGACCGGTACTACGTCGCGGCGCGAACCAGCTTCTCGCGATAGTGTTGCCGGAACTTGGCCAGCTTGGGCGCGATGACCGCGCGGCAGTACGGCTGGCCGCCGTTGTTCGCGTAGTACTCCTGATGGTAGGCCTCGGCTTTGTAGAATGTTGCAAACGGCGTGATCTCGGTTACGATCGGCTTCGGCCACAGCTTCGCCACGGTGATCTCCCGGATCACCTGCTCGGCCACTGCCTTTTGCTCCGGTGTGTGGTAAAAGACCGCCGACCGGTACTGCGTTCCGACGTCCCCACCTTGCCGGTTTAACGTCGTGGGATCGTGCGTGGTGAAAAAAACCTCCAGGATCTCTTTGAGGGAGATCACGGAAGGATCGAACGTCACCTGGACGACCTCTGCGTGGCCGGTCGCACCGCTGCACACCTGCTCATACGTCGGGTTCGGCCTCGTCCCGCCTGAGTATCCCGATTCCACCTTCTCGACACCCCGCAGCTCCGAGAACACCGCCTCGGTGCACCAGAAGCAGCCTCCCGCGAGCGTGATGACCTCGTGTCCTTGTGCGTGCTCCATCGGTCCACCCTCCGTCGTGTCAGGCCGTCGCGGCGCTGTTCGGCGACGCCCCATTCTCCATACGACGGCCGCATCGGAATTCATCCCACCCGCGAGTTCGTGCGCCGGGCGCCCGATGCGAGCGACACTGTTGGGATCGCTCGGACGGTTAGCGCGAACCGTGCGACCCGATTCCGTAGAGCGCGGCCGCGTTGTCGTGGAGCAGCAGCCGCGCCAGCGCGTCGCGGTCCGCCCGCGGGAGGTAGCCGCGCGCCTCGACCGCCTGCGCCGCGACATCGAGCGCCTGCCGCGCGTGGCGGGCGCCCAGCCAGAACAGCTCCGGGATCGAGAACGCGTCCGTGGCCAGCAGGATCTTTGTGGCCGGCGCCATCGCGAGCGCATCGGCGATCGCGTCCGCGGCGCCGTGCGCGAGAAACGGGATGGTCAGGGAGAGATCCACGTGCACGTGCGGGTAGACCGCAGCCAGCCACGCCGCCTCGCGGACGTACGGGTGGCTGTGGAGGAGTACGAGCGGGGCGCCACGGAACGCGGGCTCCTCGATGATCGGCCGCAGCCATACGGGGTTCACGAGGCGCAGGTCGAGGTCGCGATCTCCGAACCCGGCGTGGATCTGCACGGGCAGGCGCCGTCGCGCGGCCACCTCGAGGGCGCGTCTCAGGAGGGTGTCCAGAAGCGGTTTGGACTGCAGGCGCGGGCGGCCCGCCAGGAACGCGGCGCGCGTCTCGCTGAACGCCGTCTCGCGGGCGTCCTGATCCCACAGGTCGATCGCGAGCCCGGTCCGGTACGCGATGATCGTCTTGAACGCCCACAGGTCCGCCTCGGCGGCGGCCTCCACCGCCGCGACGAACCGATCTTGAAAGTCGCGCCACGTCGTCGCCCCAGGGACGAGGCGCTCCGCGAGCGTCTCCAGCCGAAGCACGGGAAACGCCGGGCAAGGGAGGAGGGCCCGCAGGCCTTCGAGGTCGTAGTGCTCCTGCACGCGCAGCCCGAGATCGACCAGGATGCCCGCGATGCCGGCGTCCGCGAGCATCTTGCGGACGAGCCGGTCGAGTGGCCACCCCGCCCGGGCGGCGAACACCGCGTCCTCAGTCGGGGCACACCCGAAGAACGTCGCCAGATCGCGCAGCGCCCGTCGGTAGAAGAGGCTCCACGGCACGTGTCGTTCGATGATCTCGGCGGCGTCGCTCTCGGTGAAACAGGCGCGGAACTCGCGCGGCGTGGCGGGTTGCCGGAGCAGCAGAGAGTGGGCGTGCTGGTCCAGGAGGGGAATATGGGCGAAGGGGTCGTCCATCACCGCACCGGTCGCCTCAGTACTTCAGGAGGTGCGCCTGCACCTGGGTGTCGTCGGGCAAGTCCCGCAGCCCGTCCCATTCGCCGCGCCGGACGGCGATGTAGGAGCGGGCGAGCGGGGCCCCGAGCGCGTCCAGCAGCACGGGATCGTCCAGGAGCGCGTCCACGGCCTCGCCGAGGGTGCGCGGCAATGCGCGAATGCCCCGCGCGGCGCGCTCGGCTTCGGGCAGGTCCGCCGGATCTCCCGTGACGGGAGCGCCGGGCGGCAATTCCCGGCGAAGGCCGTCGAGTCCGGCCGCGATGACGCCGGCGAGCGCTAAGTACGGGTTCGCGCTGCCGTCCGCGGTCTTAAGCTCCAGGTTGAACGAGGTGGGACCGCGCCGCGGCGATACGATTCGGACGGCCGCCTCCCGGTGGTCCACGCCCCAGCAGGCGAATGCACCGGCCCACGTGCGGGGGCGCAGACGCGCGTAGGAGTTCACGGAGGGCGTGGTCAGCGCGCACAGGCCCGGCAGGTGGTGGAGCAGGCCCCCGACCCAGGCGTTGCCGTCCCGCGAGAGGTACGCAGGATCGCGTTCGTCATACAGCGCATTGCGCCCACCCCGCCACAGGCTGAGGTGCAGGTGGCACCCGCTGCCGGCCGCGTCCGGCACCGGCTTCGGCGCGAACGACGCCACCGTGCCGTGGCGGAGCGCGACGCCGCGCACCGCGTCGCGCAGCAGCACGTGACGGTCGGCGGCGGCGACCGGGGCTGCGTGGTGGATCGAGATCTCAAATTGACCCGGGCCGGACTCGGGATAGAGCAGGCCGACCCCGAGCCGCATCGTGTTGAGCGTGTCGATCAGGTCCCGCACCGTGTCGTGCGCCTGATCGTGCGCGACCGTCATGGCGAAGTTGGTGCGGTCCACGGGCTCGTAGCCTGCGCCGGTCGGCCGGAACAGATAGAACTCCGGTTCGAACGCCGCCTGGATCTCGATCCCGTCGGCGGCGGCCGCCGCTACGGCGCGCTTGAGACACGCGCGCGGGCACTGCTCCCACGGCGCGTCGGACATCGTCACGAAGTCGCCCAGCATCGTCGCGCATCCGGCACTGTACGGAAGCGGCGTGAACGTCGCCGGATCGGGAATGAGCCACGCCTCGCCCGCCGCGGTGAGGCCAC
This genomic window contains:
- a CDS encoding dipeptidase, encoding MAQSPAFPPIFDGHNDTVLSLEKTGRSFLERSAEGHIDLPRSRTGGLGGGFFAVYIRDPIIADKERAGAGGLDPVLGIYGDERTWPEPMSLGYAQSMAVDLFGRLLRVAEGSGGQVKVVRTASELQHNLDHGIFSMLLHFEGAEPLDPEGRALETFYAAGLRSVGLTHSRRNRYCQGVPFKFPSSPDLGPGLNDAGKALVRQLNVRKVMIDLSHLNEQGFWDVAKLSDAPLVATHSNAHALSPTPRNLTDRQLDAIRDSRGVAGLNFHVGFLRKDGGRDVNTPIATMVDHIEYMVKRMGIDHVALGSDFDGATMPEELRDAAGLPALVRGFQDRGYQGEDLRKLLHGNWVRVLRETWGG
- the msrA gene encoding peptide-methionine (S)-S-oxide reductase MsrA codes for the protein MEHAQGHEVITLAGGCFWCTEAVFSELRGVEKVESGYSGGTRPNPTYEQVCSGATGHAEVVQVTFDPSVISLKEILEVFFTTHDPTTLNRQGGDVGTQYRSAVFYHTPEQKAVAEQVIREITVAKLWPKPIVTEITPFATFYKAEAYHQEYYANNGGQPYCRAVIAPKLAKFRQHYREKLVRAAT
- a CDS encoding amidohydrolase family protein, yielding MDDPFAHIPLLDQHAHSLLLRQPATPREFRACFTESDAAEIIERHVPWSLFYRRALRDLATFFGCAPTEDAVFAARAGWPLDRLVRKMLADAGIAGILVDLGLRVQEHYDLEGLRALLPCPAFPVLRLETLAERLVPGATTWRDFQDRFVAAVEAAAEADLWAFKTIIAYRTGLAIDLWDQDARETAFSETRAAFLAGRPRLQSKPLLDTLLRRALEVAARRRLPVQIHAGFGDRDLDLRLVNPVWLRPIIEEPAFRGAPLVLLHSHPYVREAAWLAAVYPHVHVDLSLTIPFLAHGAADAIADALAMAPATKILLATDAFSIPELFWLGARHARQALDVAAQAVEARGYLPRADRDALARLLLHDNAAALYGIGSHGSR
- a CDS encoding glutamine synthetase family protein, translating into MESLTDRARAAGVSLVRIAYCDNANLIRAKTVPLDGLEDVLRWGVGFSVAQQALPMMRDTVLAASGLTAAGEAWLIPDPATFTPLPYSAGCATMLGDFVTMSDAPWEQCPRACLKRAVAAAAADGIEIQAAFEPEFYLFRPTGAGYEPVDRTNFAMTVAHDQAHDTVRDLIDTLNTMRLGVGLLYPESGPGQFEISIHHAAPVAAADRHVLLRDAVRGVALRHGTVASFAPKPVPDAAGSGCHLHLSLWRGGRNALYDERDPAYLSRDGNAWVGGLLHHLPGLCALTTPSVNSYARLRPRTWAGAFACWGVDHREAAVRIVSPRRGPTSFNLELKTADGSANPYLALAGVIAAGLDGLRRELPPGAPVTGDPADLPEAERAARGIRALPRTLGEAVDALLDDPVLLDALGAPLARSYIAVRRGEWDGLRDLPDDTQVQAHLLKY